TCGACATTCCCAGCGACGGGATCGTGAACATCGGCGGGCGCGACATCCAGGGAATGCCCGAGAAGGATCTCGACCGCTGGCGCAACGAGTCCATTGGCTTCATCTTCCAGTTCTACAACCTCATCCCCGTCTTCAGCGCGCGCGAGAATGTGGAGCTGCCGCTGCTGCTCACCGATCTGACCGGCAAGGAGCGGCGCGAGCGCGCCGAGGCGGCGCTTCGCATCGTGGGCCTTGGCGACCGGATGGAACACACGCCCAGCGAGCTCTCGGGCGGCCAGCAGCAGCGCGTGGCCATTGCGCGCGCGCTGGTGAACGATCCGCTGCTCATTCTCGCCGATGAACCCACCGGTGACCTCGACGCCCACAGCGCCTCTGAAATTCTCGATCTGATGGGAATTCTCAACGCCGAGTTCGGCAAGACCTTCATCATGGTGACCCACGATCCGCGCGCGGCCGAGCGCGCGCGCCGCATGGTGCACCTCGACAAGGGACTGCTCAGCGAGGACGCGCCATGAACGCCGGACGTTTCACGCCGCTTGTCGTCAAGCAATTGCTGCGAAATCGTCGCCGGAGCATCCTGACCTTTCTGGGCCTGGTGATGTCGTTCTTTCTGTTCACCTCGCTCGAGAGCGTGCTTCATACCCTTCGCAGCATTCTCGAGCGCACCGGCAGCGAAGCGACGGTGTTCACGCGCCCGCGCTACGGCGTGGCGTTCTGGACGGCGGCCATTCCCGAGTCCTACCTCCCGCGCATCCGAGCAACGAAGGGAGTGCGCGCTTCGACGCCCTATCTCTTCTTTGTCGGCGCGGGCAAGAAAGAAGGCGAGTTCACCCTGGCGCTGGGGGTCGACCCCTACAGCGTGCGCGATGTGCGCACCATGGAAGGCGTCACTGACGCCGAGTTCGCTGAGTTTCGCGGCCGGCGCACCGCCGCCATCGTGGGTGAGCGCGCGGCCGCGCAGAACGGCTGGAAGGTGGGCGACAGGATCACCGTCCGCGGCGCCGCGGGCACCGTCCCGATCAGCGTGGATTTCGACGTGGTGGCCCTCGCAGATGCCGAGGGGAACTTCGGCCGCGTGGTAGCCGGGCACCTTGGCTACCTGCAGGAGCGCACCGGGCAGGAGGGGCGCGTCACCTTCATCGTCTCGGCGCTGGAGAATCCCGAGAACAGCGGTCCGGTGATCGAAACTCTCGATGAGACATTTCGCAACTACACCGTGCCCACTGAGACGATCAGCGAGAAATCCCACCTGCAGACCGTGCTGGGCGGGCTCGGCGACATGCTCTTTGCCTTGCAGGCAATCAGCTACCTGGCGCTCGGCGTAACGGTGCTCGTCGTGGCCAACACCATCGCCATGGGCGTGAGAGAGCGAACCGTGGAGCTTGGCACCATGCGCGCGCTCGGGTTCTCGCCGCGGCTGGTGAGTACGCTGGTGCTCAGCGAGGCCGTGCTGCTCTCGGCGCTCGGCGCGGTGGCGGGATC
This sequence is a window from Chrysiogenia bacterium. Protein-coding genes within it:
- a CDS encoding ABC transporter permease, coding for MNAGRFTPLVVKQLLRNRRRSILTFLGLVMSFFLFTSLESVLHTLRSILERTGSEATVFTRPRYGVAFWTAAIPESYLPRIRATKGVRASTPYLFFVGAGKKEGEFTLALGVDPYSVRDVRTMEGVTDAEFAEFRGRRTAAIVGERAAAQNGWKVGDRITVRGAAGTVPISVDFDVVALADAEGNFGRVVAGHLGYLQERTGQEGRVTFIVSALENPENSGPVIETLDETFRNYTVPTETISEKSHLQTVLGGLGDMLFALQAISYLALGVTVLVVANTIAMGVRERTVELGTMRALGFSPRLVSTLVLSEAVLLSALGAVAGSATAWALFHYGIIRMPEQVDFPLRTDVRLVWKSALLSVPVGLLAAAQPAWQTAKMTITDALRFAD
- a CDS encoding ABC transporter ATP-binding protein, with the protein product MATRAAAEPGALVEIRGLQKSYWRGDSEVPVLFGIDLAIARGEFVALMGPSGSGKSTLLNIIAGIDIPSDGIVNIGGRDIQGMPEKDLDRWRNESIGFIFQFYNLIPVFSARENVELPLLLTDLTGKERRERAEAALRIVGLGDRMEHTPSELSGGQQQRVAIARALVNDPLLILADEPTGDLDAHSASEILDLMGILNAEFGKTFIMVTHDPRAAERARRMVHLDKGLLSEDAP